The DNA region ACGCCGTCCAGTTCCGTCGGGGTCAGCACGGACGGGCGGCCGTCGGCCACGACCACCCGCTCGTCCCGGCCGCTGGCGTCGACCAGATCCGCGGGGAGATCCGACGGTACGACGACGGAACGGGCCCCGGCCTTCGACAGCGCCGCCGCGACGGCGTCGCCCAGAGCAGCGGCCTCGCCGGCGGGCACCCGATCGACGATCGCCTTGTAGTCGACCAGGCGGTCGATCATCTGCTCCAGCACCGGTTCGGTGCCGGGAGCGTCCGCGCCGACCCGGACGTAGTCGCGGGGGACCGGCGGCGGAGCATCGGTGTCCGCCGCCAGCGCGGCGCGGATACGGCCGAGGACGACCTCACGGGAGCTCATCGGTGACCGTCCTTCTGCTCGGTGTCCGCGGGGTCGGCCGACCGGGCGATGGACCCCTCGGGGTGGGATTCCTTCCACCACTGCCGGAACGTCTGCTTCGGTGGGGCGGGCATGTCCCTGGTCCTGGTCCAGGCGCTGCCGGGCGGCGGGAGGGTGGAGATCAGCTTGTCCGGTCCGGCGACCAGACGCCCGACCGCCAGCGTCTTCTCGACCGCGGCGAACCGCTTGGCATCGCTCATCACCCAGGCCGCGGCCCGCATGGCCGCGTCCCAGCCGCCGGGGATCG from Nakamurella flava includes:
- a CDS encoding LutC/YkgG family protein; its protein translation is MSSREVVLGRIRAALAADTDAPPPVPRDYVRVGADAPGTEPVLEQMIDRLVDYKAIVDRVPAGEAAALGDAVAAALSKAGARSVVVPSDLPADLVDASGRDERVVVADGRPSVLTPTELDGVDAVVTTAQVAIAISGTIVLDGKAGQGRRAISLVPDFHLIVLHADQVVSTVPEAIARLDPIAPLTMIAGPSATSDIELERVEGVHGPRTLHVLIVG